The genome window TCTCGACGAGGAGGAGGCCGAAACGCTGCTGACAGAGGTCGCGAAGCAACTGTTCGCCAAGGCCAAGAAGCAGAAACAGCCGTTCCTGATGCTCGTCGAGGAGTGCCACGAGTGGATGCCCGAGAAGGGGTCGATGGGCGAGGTCGGGAAGATGCTCATCAAAATCGGGAAGCGCGGCCGCAAGCACGGGCTGGGCATCGTCGGCATCAGCCAGCGCCCCGCCGACGTCAAAAAGGACTACATCACCCAGTGTGACTGGCTCGTCTGGCACCGGCTGACCTGGAACAACGACACGAAGGTCGTCGGGCGCATCCTCGACAGCCAGTACGCCGACGCCGTCGAGGACCTGGACGACGGCGAGGCGTTCATGATGAACGACTGGGCCGAGCAGGTCCGCCGGGTGCAGTTCCACCGCAAGCAGACCTTCGACGCCGGCGCGACCCCCGGCCTCGACGACTTCGAGCGCCCGGAGCTGAAATCCGTCAGCGACGACCTCGTCTCCGAACTGGAGACGATAAGCGAGGAGCAACAGGAGACGGAGAACCGCGTCAAGGAACTCCGCGAGGAACTGGACAAGAAGAACTCCCGCATCGCCGAACTGGAGGCGGAACTGCAGGACGCCCGCGACCTCTCTCGGATGGCCGAGCAGTTCACCGAGGCGATGCTGGACCAGGCCGAGGACTACAACCCCGGCCGGACGGAGCAGGGGAAGATGCGCCGCAAGCGCGAACGCTTCGCCGACGCGCCGGAGGCAGACGGTGAGCCAGCGGCCGACGACGAACAGCCCCCGGAACCGGATGAGACGGCCGACGCGACGTCCGGCGGCGGGTTCGGCGACGCGTTCAGCGCCTTCGCCGAGAACGGGGCCGCGATGAACGGCGGGGGCGGCGGCGAGGCGGCCAGCGGCAGTGCAAGCGACGGTGCGACGACGAACGGCCACGCGCCGGACGCCGACGTCGCGGCCGACGGGGCCAGCGCGGACGACGGCGTGGCGGCCGTGTCGGTCGACGGGCACGCGGACGCCGCCGCCGACGACGAGGCGATTCGCGCGGCCATCGCCGACGCCGTCGACGCCGAACAGGCGGGTTCGGGGGACGACGCTGCTGCCGACGATGAAGCGGCGGACTCGGACGGTCCCGCTGTCTACGCCGACCTGCGGGCCGACATCGCGGAGTTCGAACGGAAGACCCGCCGGATGCTCGCGTACTACCACGAGCAGGGGCCCGGGACGCCGCTGAACGCCCACTTCTCGGCCGGCGGCTCCGGCGACCGGACGGCGGCCTACGCGCGAAACAGGGAGCTCCGGCTCCGCGGGCTGGTCGAGCACGTCGGCCGCGGGAAGTACGATGCCCGGCTGGCGGCGCTGGTCCGGGAGGAGAGCGACCGCCGGCTCGACGACGACGAGGTGGCGTCGGCCGTCTCACGGCTCGAAGCCGCGTTCGCCGACGCCGATAGCGCCTGAATGTCCGGAAAAACTTCTGGTTACAGCAGCGGTTCGACGAGGTCTTCCAGCGCCGCGCGCGGGTCGTCAGCCTTGGCGACGCCGCTGGCCAGCAGGACGCCGCTCGCGCCGAGGTCGCTCGCGGAGACGAGGTCCTCGCCGGTCGAGATGCCCGCGCCACAGAGGACGTCCACGTCGCCGTTGACGCGAGCGGCAGCGTCGACAGCGCCGGTCACGATGTCCGGGTCGGCCTTGCTGACGGGCGTGCCGGTTCCGATGAGTTCGGGCGGCTCGACGGCGACGCCGTCGGGGTCGAGCGCGGCGGCCGCGCCGATCTGGGCCGGGTTGTTCGCACAGACGATGGTCTCCAGGTCCGCTCGGTCGGCCGCGTCGAGCGCGCCGTCGATGTCGGCGAGCTTGAGGCGGTTCTCCGAGTGGTTCAGCAGCGTCCCGACGGCCCCGGCGTCGGCGGCGGCCTCGGCGAGTGTGCTGCCGGTGTGGCTACCGTGTTCGACGGCGCTTACGTGCTGGGCCCACGTCTCGACGCCGGTCTCGGCGACGGCGTCGATGTGGGCGGCCTGCGGGGCGACGGCGACGCGGACGCCGGCGTCGTCGCTCACGTCGGCGGCGGCGGTCGCCACTTCCACTGGGTCACACGGGTACGCCTTCAGATTGACAAGGACGAACATACGAAACGCACCGGTTGCTGTCGGGAAATAGGTTGCGAAGCCGCCGTTTGCCAGTCCCCGACACCCTGCCCTCGTGGGGAGACAATTATTACTGTCCGGGCGAGATACCCAAGGGAGACAAGCCGTGACAGCAGGGGATGACGACACACCGACCGTTCTGATAGTCGAGGACGAACAGCACTTGGCGGACCTGTACACCGACTATCTCTCCGGTCAGTACCACGTCCAGACGGCCTACAGTGGTGAGGAGGGCCTGGAGCTGCTGTCGCCCGACGTCGACGTGGTGCTGCTCGACCGCCGGATGCCGGTCGTCTCCGGCAACGAGGTGCTCGCACAGATAGAGGAGCGGGGGCTGCGCTGCCGCGTCGCGATGGTCACCGCCGTCGACCCCGACTTCGACATCATCGAGATGCGCGTCGACGACTACCTGGTCAAGCCCGTCACCCGCGACGACCTCCGGGAAGTCGTCGACCGACTGTACAAGATACGGGAGTACAACGAGCGCCTCCAGACGCTCACGTCGAAGAAGCTCAAGCGCAACGTCCTCCAGGTCGAGAAGACCCGCCGGGAGCTGGACGACAGCACGCGGTACCAGGAACTCGAAGCCGAAATCGAGACCATCTCGTCGGACGTCGAGTCACTCGCCGACGAACTCGACGTCGAGAAAGACGACCTCCAGCTGTGATCTAGTCCTTCCGCTTTACGACGTCGCCGAGGGTGTACTCGCCGTCGCTGCTGCCGCCGGACCACTCCGTCTCGTCGGCGCTGCCGCCGGCGCTCAGTGAGATGTCGAGCGCGCTTTCGAGCTTCCGCTGGACGTCGTCGCTGGGCAGGGAGTTGCCCTGTTCGAGCTTTCGAATCAGGCTCGCCTTCTCGTTGAGCTGTTTGGCGAGGTCCTCCTGGCTGAGTCCCTGTGCCTCCCGTCCCTCGCGGATGCGCTCGTGGTAATCCTGTGCGATTTCGTCCATCTCGTCGAACATGTCCCGGCGGCGGCCGCCGGACCCGCCACCGCCAGACGAACTCGACGTGGAGGACGAACTCGACGACGATGAGGAAGAAGACGACGTCGAGTACTTCGTCGACGTCGACGACGTCTCCTCCGTCTTGACCTCCGTGCCGAAGTCGGTACACTCGTCGCAGACGTCGAGTTCGGCCCCCTCGATTTTGACGCGGTTGGGAGATGAGACCTCCTTGCCGCACATCTCGCACTGAACCATACCGTCGGCTTGGACGGGCCGCGGTATAAATGGTGCGCTGGCCTAGTCGAGCCCGGCCATCGCGTGATAGAACCGCTGGGCGGCGGTGACGTGGCCGACGACGGCGAAGACGACCAGCAGCCAGCCGACCAGCGTCAGATCCGCCAGCGACGGCCGGACGAACGCCGCGACGCCCGTGACGACGCCCACCAGCGCGAGGCGGTCGGCTCGCCCGAGCAGGCCACCGTAGACGCGGTCGAGCCCGACCGCCTGGGCCTGTGTCCCGAGGTAGGAGGTCATCAGGACGCCGGTGACGGCGGCGATGCCGAGCGCCCACTGCCCGACACCGGCGGCGAGGCCGACGATGATGCCGATGTCGGCGTAGCGGTCGAGGACGTGGTCCAGCAGGTCCCCGCCCGAGGACGCGACGTTCAGTTCCCGGGCGAGCGCCCCGTCCACGAGGTCGAGCCAGCCGTTCAGGAAGACGAGAACGGCCCCGCCGAGATACAGCAGCGGTTCCCGCGCCGCGACGGCGTACACCCCGCCCGCACCGAGCGCAAGCAGGAAGGCGATGACGCTGACGCCGTTTGGCGAGAGGCCGGCCACCTTCGCGGCGCTGACGAACGGGCCGAGCGCGCGGTCGGCCAGCGGGCGGAACTTGTCCAGGGTCATAGCCAGTCGATGTAGGAGACGGTCCCCGCGCTGGGCTCGCGCTCACCGTCCACGACCGCCCGAATCTCGCTCGCTACCTCCTCGGGGGTCCTGTCCGTGGTCCCGATTTCGTACACCGACTCGACGCCGTGTTCCTCGACGGCTTCGCCCAGAATCACGTCGAGGGCCTCGGACTCGGCGTTCTCGTAGGCCTTCGCGTCGTCGTCGCCACGCTCGCGGAGGCGCTCGACGACGGTGTCGGGGTGCGCTCGCAGGACGACGACCCGGTCGGCCTCGAATTGGTGGGCGAGATGGGACTCGAACAGCACGTCATCGCGCCCGTCCAGCCACTCGGATAGCGCGTCGAGGTCGGCGACGAGGCTGCCGCGGTCCTCGTCGACGCCCGTCGAGAACCCCTCGTCCTTGATGACGTCGTTCAGGTGGCACACGTCGAGGTCAGTGTCGAGACGCTCCGTCGCCGTGGTCTTGCCCGTGCCAGGCGTCCCGGTGACGGCGACTCTCACGCCTCGACCACCTCGATGACCTCGTTCAGCACCGAGACGGCGCGCTCGGTGTCCTCGCGCGTGCCGCAGGTGATGCGGATACACTCCGGCAATCCGAACGACGAGCAGTCGCGGATGATGACGCCCCGCTCCTGTGCGGCGTTGGCGACGGCGGAGGCGTCACCCACCTCGGCGAGCACGAAGTTCCCCGCGCCGTCCCAGGTGTGGGCCGCGAGTTCGTCGTGGATGTGCTCGCGGGCCCACGACGCCGTCTCGACGGACCGCTCGACGTGGTCGTCGTCGTCGAGCGCCGCCAGCCCGGCCCGGCAGGCGAGTTCGCTGGCCGAGAAGGGCGTGTTGATGCGGGCGTAGGCGTCGGCCCAGTCCTCGGGAACGACCGCGTAGCCCAGTCGGACGCCCGCCAGCCCGTAGGCCTTCGAGAACGTCCGCAGGAGCGCCACGTCGTCGCGCTCGGCGAGCAGCGGGCGCTTGCTCGGCGTCTCGGTGAACTCCCCGTAGGCCTCGTCGACGACGACGAGGGTCTGCTCGTCGGTCTCCTCGGCGATGGTCCGGACCGCGTCGGTCGTGAACTCCGCGCCCGTGGGGTTGTGCGGGCTGGTGAGGTAGACGATTCGCTCGCCGTTGTAGTCTTTCAGGACTGTGTCGGCCGTCTGGGCGAAGTCGTCGGCCTTCGAGAGCGTGTACTCGTTGACTCCGCCGTGGTGGTAGCGGGCGCTCATCGCGTAATATGCGAAGCCCGGCGACGGGACGAGCACGTCCTGGCCGGGGTCGAGCATCGCGCGGGCGAGACAGTCCAGCGCGCCGTCGCCGCCGTTGCTCAGCCACACCTGCTCCGGCGTCACGTCCCACAGCCCCGCCAGTTCGTCGACGAGGTCGGCGTGGGAGGCCTTCGGGTAGGAGTGCATCCGCTCGGCCGCCCCGCGGATTGCCTCGACGGCCTTCGGGCTCGGCCCGTACATGTTCTCATTCGACGCCAGCTTCACCATGTCGTCCGGGTCGAGACCGAGTTCCCGGGCGACCTCCTCGATGCCGCGACCTGCCCGGTAGACAGTGTGAGCGGAGAGGTCCCGTGGTTCCATGGCTGTGCAAAACGGACGGGACGGCTTAAGCGTGCTCACATCGGGCGTGGGCGTCGTTCGGCGGCCGTTCTCGCACGGAAATCGGCCAGTCTCACCCGTCGCCGACGGGTGAGCCACTGACTGGCACGCTCCCCGTCGAAGTCCTGCTAGCCAGCGATAATGAGCGTTACGGTGGGTCGCCTGGGGTCACCGAAAACGGTAACACACCATAGGTCCTGATAGCGTCCAATGCCGCTTCTCATCGATATTCGGAAGCTCACACTCATCACGCGGCTCATCCAGGACGGGGCCGAGCAGGTCGCCGACTCGCTTGCCACGCTGGCCGGCGTCGACGCAGCCGTCGAGATAAAGAGCCTCTCGTTCGTCCAGCCGGAGGACATCGCTACCGAGATGGGCCAGGGCACCATCTACAGCGCCCGCGTCCGGCTGACTGAGCCGCCCTACGGCGTGTTCCTGATGACATTCGAGACGGAGACGGCCGCCGAAATCGCCGAGCTGATGACCGGGTCCAGCGTCGACGACGGGTTCACGCAACTCCACGAGTCCGCGCTCCAGGAGATGTGCAACATCCTCACCTCGGGCTTTATCGACGGCATCGCGAACACGCTGGACGCGACCATCAACATGGGGACGCCGACGGTCGTCCAGGACGACGCGACCGAAATCGCCGACAAGGCCCTCTCGCACGTCCGCCGAGACTCCCTGACCATCGTCCTCGACTCGCTGGTCGACATCAAGGAGAGCGACGTGGCGTTCTCGCTCCGCATCTTCCTCATCCCCGACCCCGGCTCGTTCGTCCACCTCATCGACCAGTTGGACTACGACACGGACCGCGAGACGCACATCTCGGCCGATACCGACGCGGTCAGGGAGATGGACATGTCCGGTGACGCGGACGCCCTCGACGCTTTCGACACCTCCGAGTGACCGCGTCGAACCCACGACGTTGAAGGGGGTCGCGTCCAACCGCCGCATATGAGTGTCGTAAACGCGGCTGTCTTCGGGGTCCACCTGATATTCGCCGCGCTGTGGGCTGGCACCGTGTTGTTCATGACCTACGCCGTCCTCCCGACGGCGCTGAACGGCGACTCGTCGCCGGGGCCGCTATCGGCGATTACCGGGAAGCTCCGGACCGTTTCCCGGACGAGCGCCCTGCTCCTGTTTCTGACCGGCGGCCATCTGGCGGCGACCCGCTACACCGCCGAGTCGCTGACGGGGACCGGTCGGGGCCACCTCGTCATCACGATGATAGTCCTGTGGTTCGTCCTGGCCGGCCTCGTCGAAGTCGGTGCGTCGAAGCTCAGCGAGGGCTTCGACCAGCAGAAGGTCCGCGAACCGGCCCGGAACGCGCGCCCGTTCCTGCTCGGGGCGTCCGCCGTCGCAATCCTGCTCCTGCTCGACGCCGGCGCGATTCTCGGCCTGTACTGAACGCCGACCGTTTCGGGCGTCACACTGGCGGGTAACAGCAGATACAAACCGCTGTCCTGCATATCGGAACCCAATGTGGCCGTGGGGACACCTCGCCGTCGCCTATCTCGTCTACGTCGGCTACGCCCGCTCTGACCCGAGCCGTCGCCAAACCGCGGGGACGCTGACGGCGCTGGCCGTCGGGTCGCAGTTCCCGGAC of Haloarcula sp. DT43 contains these proteins:
- a CDS encoding ATP-binding protein codes for the protein MAETEQITVATTSAGPGGAGEPGESVDLPVVELLTGRGFVTGKSGSGKSNTASVIAEKLLDNGFGLLVVDIDGEYYGLKEEYEILHVGGDEECDIQVTEDHAGKIASLALEQNVPIILDISSFLDEEEAETLLTEVAKQLFAKAKKQKQPFLMLVEECHEWMPEKGSMGEVGKMLIKIGKRGRKHGLGIVGISQRPADVKKDYITQCDWLVWHRLTWNNDTKVVGRILDSQYADAVEDLDDGEAFMMNDWAEQVRRVQFHRKQTFDAGATPGLDDFERPELKSVSDDLVSELETISEEQQETENRVKELREELDKKNSRIAELEAELQDARDLSRMAEQFTEAMLDQAEDYNPGRTEQGKMRRKRERFADAPEADGEPAADDEQPPEPDETADATSGGGFGDAFSAFAENGAAMNGGGGGEAASGSASDGATTNGHAPDADVAADGASADDGVAAVSVDGHADAAADDEAIRAAIADAVDAEQAGSGDDAAADDEAADSDGPAVYADLRADIAEFERKTRRMLAYYHEQGPGTPLNAHFSAGGSGDRTAAYARNRELRLRGLVEHVGRGKYDARLAALVREESDRRLDDDEVASAVSRLEAAFADADSA
- a CDS encoding adenylate kinase family protein; the encoded protein is MRVAVTGTPGTGKTTATERLDTDLDVCHLNDVIKDEGFSTGVDEDRGSLVADLDALSEWLDGRDDVLFESHLAHQFEADRVVVLRAHPDTVVERLRERGDDDAKAYENAESEALDVILGEAVEEHGVESVYEIGTTDRTPEEVASEIRAVVDGEREPSAGTVSYIDWL
- a CDS encoding multiprotein bridging factor aMBF1; translated protein: MVQCEMCGKEVSSPNRVKIEGAELDVCDECTDFGTEVKTEETSSTSTKYSTSSSSSSSSSSSSTSSSSGGGGSGGRRRDMFDEMDEIAQDYHERIREGREAQGLSQEDLAKQLNEKASLIRKLEQGNSLPSDDVQRKLESALDISLSAGGSADETEWSGGSSDGEYTLGDVVKRKD
- the hisC gene encoding histidinol-phosphate transaminase, which gives rise to MEPRDLSAHTVYRAGRGIEEVARELGLDPDDMVKLASNENMYGPSPKAVEAIRGAAERMHSYPKASHADLVDELAGLWDVTPEQVWLSNGGDGALDCLARAMLDPGQDVLVPSPGFAYYAMSARYHHGGVNEYTLSKADDFAQTADTVLKDYNGERIVYLTSPHNPTGAEFTTDAVRTIAEETDEQTLVVVDEAYGEFTETPSKRPLLAERDDVALLRTFSKAYGLAGVRLGYAVVPEDWADAYARINTPFSASELACRAGLAALDDDDHVERSVETASWAREHIHDELAAHTWDGAGNFVLAEVGDASAVANAAQERGVIIRDCSSFGLPECIRITCGTREDTERAVSVLNEVIEVVEA
- the tpiA gene encoding triose-phosphate isomerase; this encodes MFVLVNLKAYPCDPVEVATAAADVSDDAGVRVAVAPQAAHIDAVAETGVETWAQHVSAVEHGSHTGSTLAEAAADAGAVGTLLNHSENRLKLADIDGALDAADRADLETIVCANNPAQIGAAAALDPDGVAVEPPELIGTGTPVSKADPDIVTGAVDAAARVNGDVDVLCGAGISTGEDLVSASDLGASGVLLASGVAKADDPRAALEDLVEPLL
- a CDS encoding transporter gives rise to the protein MSVVNAAVFGVHLIFAALWAGTVLFMTYAVLPTALNGDSSPGPLSAITGKLRTVSRTSALLLFLTGGHLAATRYTAESLTGTGRGHLVITMIVLWFVLAGLVEVGASKLSEGFDQQKVREPARNARPFLLGASAVAILLLLDAGAILGLY
- a CDS encoding CDP-alcohol phosphatidyltransferase family protein, with the translated sequence MTLDKFRPLADRALGPFVSAAKVAGLSPNGVSVIAFLLALGAGGVYAVAAREPLLYLGGAVLVFLNGWLDLVDGALARELNVASSGGDLLDHVLDRYADIGIIVGLAAGVGQWALGIAAVTGVLMTSYLGTQAQAVGLDRVYGGLLGRADRLALVGVVTGVAAFVRPSLADLTLVGWLLVVFAVVGHVTAAQRFYHAMAGLD
- a CDS encoding response regulator, translated to MTAGDDDTPTVLIVEDEQHLADLYTDYLSGQYHVQTAYSGEEGLELLSPDVDVVLLDRRMPVVSGNEVLAQIEERGLRCRVAMVTAVDPDFDIIEMRVDDYLVKPVTRDDLREVVDRLYKIREYNERLQTLTSKKLKRNVLQVEKTRRELDDSTRYQELEAEIETISSDVESLADELDVEKDDLQL
- a CDS encoding chemotaxis protein CheC, with the translated sequence MPLLIDIRKLTLITRLIQDGAEQVADSLATLAGVDAAVEIKSLSFVQPEDIATEMGQGTIYSARVRLTEPPYGVFLMTFETETAAEIAELMTGSSVDDGFTQLHESALQEMCNILTSGFIDGIANTLDATINMGTPTVVQDDATEIADKALSHVRRDSLTIVLDSLVDIKESDVAFSLRIFLIPDPGSFVHLIDQLDYDTDRETHISADTDAVREMDMSGDADALDAFDTSE